From a single Miscanthus floridulus cultivar M001 chromosome 8, ASM1932011v1, whole genome shotgun sequence genomic region:
- the LOC136474962 gene encoding WAT1-related protein At1g44800-like has translation MAVGKVLNDAKPYLAMILLQVGFAGMYIVAVASLKRGMSHFVLVVYRNLCATAVMAPFALWFERKRPRMTITIFLKIMGLALLEPVLDQNLYYMGCNLTSAGFASALINILPAVTFVMALVLRMEKVRLRSVHSQAKIVGTVLTVAGAVLMILYHGPAVQFPWSKAQHHHDSSAGAGAQGGAGFLTGIITIIVACVCWSAFFVLQANTLKSYPAELSLTTLICLMGSLMSGSVALVAERRNTQAWVIGFDTRLFTAIYAGIVCSGVAYYVQGIVSRQRGPVFVTAFNPLCMIITAIMGSIILKEEITRGSVIGAAIIVLGLYALIWGKSKDDVNQVADVSASGGSKGTAAADLPITLAQPNGNGKHELSSGRGVVFDVETPAANGNY, from the exons ATGGCTGTGGGAAAAGTTCTGAACGATGCGAAGCCGTACCTGGCCATGATCCTGCTGCAGGTAGGGTTCGCCGGCATGTACATCGTCGCCGTGGCCTCGCTCAAGCGCGGGATGAGCCACTTCGTCCTCGTCGTCTACCGTAACCTCTGCGCCACCGCCGTCATGGCGCCCTTCGCGCTCTGGTTCGAGAG GAAGAGGCCAAGGATGACCATCaccatcttcctcaagataatgggGCTCGCCTTACTCGA ACCCGTTCTGGATCAGAACCTCTACTACATGGGTTGCAACCTGACCTCGGCCGGCTTCGCGTCGGCGCTGATAAACATCCTCCCGGCCGTCACATTCGTCATGGCCCTTGTCCTACGGATGGAGAAGGTGAGGCTGCGGAGCGTGCACAGCCAGGCCAAGATCGTGGGCACGGTCCTCACCGTCGCCGGCGCGGTGCTCATGATCCTGTACCACGGCCCCGCGGTGCAGTTCCCGTGGTCCAAGGCGCAGCACCACCACGACAGCAGCGCCGGCGCCGGAGCCCAGGGCGGAGCCGGCTTCCTCACcgggatcatcaccatcatcgtcgCCTGCGTCTGCTGGTCGGCCTTCTTCGTCCTCCAGGCCAACACGCTCAAGAGCTACCCCGCGGAGCTGTCGCTGACCACGCTCATCTGCCTCATGGGCTCGCTGATGAGCGGCTCCGTCGCGCTCGTCGCCGAGCGCCGCAACACCCAGGCCTGGGTCATCGGCTTCGACACCCGCCTCTTCACCGCCATCTACGCC GGTATTGTGTGCTCCGGCGTGGCATACTACGTGCAAGGTATCGTGTCGAGGCAACGAGGCCCGGTGTTCGTCACGGCCTTCAATCCTCTCTGCATGATCATAACCGCCATCATGGGCTCCATCATACTCAAAGAAGAGATCACTCGCGGAAG CGTGATTGGCGCTGCGATCATCGTGCTAGGCCTGTACGCGCTCATCTGGGGCAAGAGCAAGGACGACGTGAACCAGGTCGCCGACGTCTCAGCATCAGGCGGCTCCAAGGGCACAGCGGCTgccgatctgcccatcaccttggCGCAGCCCAACGGCAACGGCAAGCACGAGCTCAGCAGCGGCCGCGGCGTCGTCTTTGACGTCGAGACGCCGGCGGCCAACGGCAAttactag
- the LOC136474961 gene encoding uncharacterized protein, which translates to MNKEREADREALRQAMLMLQAAQQQASVQKASTIVEPTENVAAAATIEGTQNVTTTMGEHMMHSQQVTQETSQPEQQPPSSAAEERLTRGRMTRSNLAANSGAVYTTAKQLKETVARKRSALSKKNTQEES; encoded by the exons ATGAACAAGGAAAGGGAGGCTGATAGAGAAGCACTTAGGCAAGCTATGTTAATGTTGCAAGCAGCCCAACAACAAGCTTCAGTACAAAAG GCTAGCACAATTGTGGAGCCAACTGaaaatgttgctgctgctgcaacaaTTGAGGGGACACAAAATGTAACAACTACAATGGGAGAACACATGATGCATAGTCAGCAG GTTACCCAAGAAACCAGCCAGCCAGAACAACAACCCCCTTCTTCCGCAGCTGAAGAACGTCTCACTAGAGGGCGCATGACTAGAAGTAATTTGGCAGCGAATTCAGGTGCTGTTTATACTACAGCAAAGCAACTGAAGGAAACTGTGGCTAGGAAAAGATCTGCATTGTCCAAAAAGAATACACAG gaggaatcttga